Proteins encoded by one window of Arachis ipaensis cultivar K30076 chromosome B04, Araip1.1, whole genome shotgun sequence:
- the LOC110271571 gene encoding uncharacterized protein LOC110271571 — MTSSLKLSAFGDGSFSNPTLFRSIVGGLQYATITRPEISFSVNKVAQFLHNPLESHWKAVKRILRYLAGTTEYGLRFSKFTNFRIYGFCDSDWASDVDDRKSTNGYGIYLGSNLVSWASRKQTAVSKSSTEAEFRGIADAVTEIIWLQNLLSEMRIACSTKPVVYCDNQSAVMLSANPIIHNKSKHFALNQSFVRDYVTRKKIFVQHIPAQDQLADTLTKPLSTTTFDRFRKLLRVFNTESS, encoded by the coding sequence ATGACCTCCTCCCTAAAGCTATCTGCCTTTGGAGATGGCTCCTTCAGCAATCCCACTCTGTTTCGGTCAATAGTTGGTGGTCTGCAGTATGCTACGATTACAAGACCTGAGATCTCCTTTTCAGTAAATAAAGTAGCCCAGTTCCTTCACAACCCTCTTGAGTCCCACTGGAAAGCTGTAAAACGAATCCTCAGGTACCTAGCAGGCACCACAGAATATGGCCTCAGGTTCAGCAAGTTCACAAACTTCAGGATCTATGGCTTTTGCGACTCTGATTGGGCCAGTGATGTTGATGATCGCAAGTCAACAAATGGGTATGGCATTTACCTTGGCTCAAACTTGGTCTCATGGGCTAGCAGAAAGCAAACTGCAGTGTCCAAAAGCAGCACTGAAGCTGAATTTCGAGGAATTGCAGATGCTGTGACCGAAATCATTTGGCTTCAAAACCTTCTCAGTGAAATGAGAATCGCATGCTCGACAAAACCTGTGGTATACTGCGACAATCAAAGTGCAGTCATGCTCTCTGCCAACCCAATTATACACAACAAGTCCAAGCACTTTGCTCTCAATCAGTCCTTTGTTCGAGATTATGTAAccagaaaaaaaatatttgtgcAACACATCCCAGCTCAAGATCAACTAGCAGACACCCTAACCAAACCTCTCTCAACTACAACCTTTGACAGATTCAGAAAGCTGCTAAGAGTTTTCAATACAGAGTCATCATAG